A genomic region of Gammaproteobacteria bacterium contains the following coding sequences:
- a CDS encoding cystathionine beta-synthase has protein sequence MLNYLKNVLKHQPPDWLDLTTHRLDIYNESLAKVEFIQAFENLAKKNISDTDALANLPTAYDYIRLGHPLSSLLEWVVAQLHSVPTKNVISFGSTSMPLLAILRKNLLANKKTRILYTDTLPEYFDSELLKGIYGYSFELEKVHKLQDLPAFNGSTVLITDKKDICHFSLTGEIDFFINFHLEYGSIILVNTEQNDAYIAEIQHVRRRETIAMTPANCNLVLKNLVDLPATDDSKSRVVKNKAAVLKAIKNIVGIESKALVGSSGLSIQYAILMGLIHDAAEKHPGKDIKIIVPPNCYGGTNDQARRVAACIHNAEVLDLPVDGGNDMSQGINSILEHVAELDAVPFIIAEIPTNPRVEVPDLNQLQQALGRIRQCPTGEPAVEPVFILDQTFCPNVRFLRDKDRLAHVRTISYVSGSKFPSGGKCTSGYCVGNKKADSLMQKIETHLKLCDNQATPLQLEILAEQMPSMNQRIQAAYENTRELVNYIQTVLPDAKINFVSEALASQGFTPSVFSLDLPSKGKTTEEKESYKRSLNHKLIHMMITEIPKESKYCVSYGQLKGCYWTIPATSTQGTTKEDDKDYIVRVAVSPDLDLERHKQVFLEFTQCM, from the coding sequence ATGCTCAATTACCTTAAAAACGTACTCAAACACCAGCCGCCGGACTGGTTAGATCTCACTACCCACAGACTCGATATCTACAACGAATCTCTGGCGAAAGTCGAGTTTATCCAAGCGTTTGAGAACCTGGCAAAGAAAAATATCTCGGACACCGATGCCCTGGCGAATCTACCCACCGCTTACGATTACATCCGTTTAGGTCATCCACTGTCTTCTCTGCTTGAATGGGTAGTTGCACAATTGCACAGCGTGCCAACCAAGAATGTCATCAGTTTTGGTTCGACCAGCATGCCGCTGTTGGCAATTTTAAGAAAGAATTTATTAGCCAATAAAAAAACCCGAATTCTCTATACCGATACCTTACCTGAATATTTTGATAGCGAGTTATTGAAGGGAATTTATGGGTATTCCTTTGAGCTGGAAAAAGTACACAAGCTTCAAGACCTTCCAGCATTTAACGGCAGTACGGTGCTCATCACTGACAAAAAGGATATCTGCCATTTCAGCCTTACAGGTGAGATTGATTTCTTCATCAACTTTCATCTTGAATATGGCAGTATTATTTTAGTTAACACTGAGCAGAATGACGCCTATATCGCCGAGATTCAACATGTGCGACGTCGCGAAACCATAGCGATGACGCCGGCTAATTGTAATCTGGTGTTAAAAAACCTGGTTGACCTGCCGGCTACGGATGACAGTAAAAGCCGTGTTGTAAAAAACAAGGCTGCTGTACTTAAGGCGATTAAAAACATTGTCGGGATCGAGAGCAAAGCACTCGTTGGGTCAAGCGGGTTGTCAATCCAGTATGCGATCTTGATGGGCTTGATCCATGACGCCGCAGAAAAGCATCCAGGCAAGGACATCAAGATCATTGTTCCACCAAATTGTTATGGCGGCACCAATGATCAGGCGAGACGCGTTGCGGCCTGTATTCATAATGCTGAAGTGCTGGATCTCCCGGTTGACGGTGGTAATGATATGTCGCAAGGCATCAACAGCATTTTGGAGCATGTGGCCGAGCTCGATGCTGTGCCTTTCATCATTGCCGAGATACCAACCAATCCGCGCGTTGAAGTGCCGGACTTGAACCAACTGCAACAGGCGCTTGGCAGAATTCGGCAATGCCCGACCGGTGAACCCGCAGTTGAGCCGGTTTTCATTCTGGACCAAACTTTTTGTCCAAATGTTCGTTTTCTGCGTGATAAGGACAGGCTCGCACATGTGCGAACGATCTCTTATGTGAGTGGTTCCAAGTTTCCAAGTGGTGGTAAATGTACGTCGGGCTATTGTGTGGGCAACAAAAAGGCCGACAGCCTGATGCAAAAAATTGAAACCCACCTTAAGCTTTGCGACAATCAGGCAACACCCTTACAACTGGAAATTCTGGCTGAACAAATGCCGTCAATGAATCAACGCATTCAGGCTGCGTATGAAAATACGCGAGAATTGGTAAACTACATTCAAACGGTATTGCCCGACGCAAAAATTAATTTTGTGTCCGAAGCATTGGCCAGCCAGGGATTTACGCCTTCGGTTTTTTCTCTCGATCTGCCAAGCAAAGGTAAAACGACAGAGGAAAAAGAATCCTATAAACGCAGTTTGAATCACAAACTCATCCACATGATGATCACAGAGATCCCCAAGGAAAGTAAATACTGCGTCAGCTACGGCCAATTAAAAGGCTGTTATTGGACGATTCCGGCAACTTCTACTCAAGGCACCACCAAAGAAGACGACAAAGACTACATCGTCAGGGTTGCAGTGTCTCCGGATCTGGATCTGGAACGACACAAGCAAGTATTTTTGGAGTTTACACAATGTATGTAA
- a CDS encoding tetratricopeptide repeat protein, which produces MSNLFTELKRRNVFRVAAAYLVIGWLILQVANTLVPILEISPDVSKIIVLLLFLGFIPAVFFSWAFEITPEGIKKEKHVIRDDSITHITAKKLDYITLLAAFGVLGLFVYQQIQSSTPTFSLEPETSNKMSMGINNGTRSSSIHSAGGLDEEALGKDVVVHEKSIAVLPFVNMSEDIKNEYFSDGITEEILNALTKITKLKVASRTSSFTFKGRNIDLRQVGEKLGVAHILEGSVRKQGDQVRITAQLIQAADGFHLWSETYDGTLENIFDLQENISRAIAIELKLILDADDTPRLAKRLTPNKQAYDLFLQGRELARKVWGQDTLPKAIRLLEQAIELDPEFAEAWNWLSIANLLLPQHLPVDDQTPYIQASEKAALKGIELGPELAEGYSLLGSNRFLQRDMVNGLELVEKAYRIKPNEPLNIFNQGFYRAVLGQTERAIPFIETALKEDPFNGSWVHNLAWAEIAAGNYEKAEQLARRSVELGYGIAVFTVAECFMLRGDSQGSIDYLNSIYQHVSAYSVHFQNRQVWDMALLAMFTKDQQARQGVSDYLTQYLNSPQGVADIASVGGFHLVGEPAKFMQVYEQNKFAGGSFVLTRIWNDREDSKKLRQHPDFQGFAQRIGLLDAWEKYGWPDKCRPPPETVETTDLFYCD; this is translated from the coding sequence ATGAGTAATTTATTTACCGAACTAAAAAGACGTAACGTATTTCGCGTTGCCGCGGCCTATCTGGTGATCGGATGGCTAATTCTACAAGTGGCCAATACTCTGGTTCCAATTCTTGAAATTTCTCCAGACGTTTCAAAGATCATAGTGTTGTTATTATTTTTGGGATTTATTCCAGCGGTTTTTTTTAGTTGGGCATTTGAGATCACGCCCGAAGGCATTAAAAAAGAAAAGCATGTTATTCGTGATGATTCCATCACTCACATTACCGCCAAAAAACTTGATTACATCACATTGCTCGCGGCTTTCGGCGTGTTGGGACTTTTTGTGTATCAACAAATACAGTCATCGACACCGACCTTTTCTTTAGAGCCCGAAACTTCTAACAAGATGTCCATGGGAATAAACAACGGCACAAGATCCAGTTCTATACATTCTGCGGGCGGGTTAGACGAAGAGGCGCTTGGGAAAGATGTTGTTGTTCATGAAAAATCGATTGCGGTGTTGCCTTTTGTGAACATGAGTGAGGATATTAAAAACGAATATTTTTCCGATGGCATTACCGAAGAAATACTCAACGCCTTAACCAAAATAACCAAACTCAAAGTCGCATCGCGCACAAGCTCATTTACATTCAAAGGGCGTAATATTGATTTACGTCAGGTTGGTGAAAAACTTGGCGTGGCACATATTCTTGAAGGCTCGGTGCGTAAACAGGGAGACCAGGTACGCATAACCGCACAATTGATCCAGGCAGCAGACGGTTTTCATTTGTGGTCAGAAACTTATGACGGCACCCTGGAAAATATTTTTGATCTGCAGGAAAATATTTCGCGCGCGATTGCCATTGAACTGAAACTGATCCTGGATGCCGATGATACTCCACGCCTGGCGAAACGGCTGACGCCCAATAAACAAGCTTATGATTTATTTTTACAAGGTCGTGAACTGGCCAGAAAAGTTTGGGGTCAAGATACTTTACCCAAAGCCATTCGTTTACTGGAACAGGCCATCGAACTTGATCCCGAATTTGCCGAAGCCTGGAACTGGTTATCAATCGCTAATTTACTTTTACCACAGCATCTACCCGTTGATGACCAGACTCCGTATATTCAGGCATCAGAAAAAGCGGCATTAAAAGGCATAGAACTCGGCCCGGAACTGGCCGAAGGATACTCTCTACTCGGCAGTAATCGATTTTTACAACGCGACATGGTTAATGGTCTCGAACTAGTCGAGAAAGCGTATCGCATTAAACCCAACGAACCCTTGAATATATTTAACCAGGGCTTTTACCGTGCAGTGCTTGGCCAGACCGAACGAGCCATTCCGTTTATTGAAACGGCGCTTAAAGAGGATCCGTTCAATGGGAGCTGGGTACATAATCTGGCCTGGGCCGAGATTGCCGCAGGTAATTATGAAAAAGCCGAACAACTGGCCAGACGCAGTGTAGAGCTTGGTTACGGTATTGCAGTATTTACTGTGGCCGAGTGTTTTATGCTGCGCGGTGACAGTCAGGGGAGCATCGACTATCTTAATAGTATTTACCAGCATGTCAGTGCTTATTCAGTGCATTTTCAAAATCGTCAGGTATGGGATATGGCATTGTTGGCCATGTTCACAAAAGACCAGCAGGCCAGACAGGGTGTAAGTGATTATTTAACGCAATATTTAAATTCGCCGCAGGGAGTTGCGGATATTGCCAGCGTAGGAGGCTTTCACCTGGTTGGCGAGCCGGCAAAATTCATGCAAGTTTACGAACAGAATAAATTTGCCGGGGGTTCTTTTGTGCTCACCCGCATCTGGAATGATCGTGAAGACTCGAAAAAATTAAGACAACACCCTGACTTTCAGGGCTTTGCCCAAAGAATCGGATTACTCGATGCCTGGGAGAAATACGGATGGCCGGATAAATGCCGGCCGCCACCGGAGACTGTGGAAACCACTGATCTGTTTTATTGTGATTAG
- a CDS encoding RidA family protein yields the protein MIKALSSKNLPPPHFRYSALVKAGPFYKTAGLIGTDSSNKVIAGGTEAETRQILKNLIGFMPDFDLTLDDLISANVFIADMSEFPLVNKAWEEVFSEDQRPPTRAAVGVAALPLGAAVEIEFMFYKED from the coding sequence ATGATCAAAGCCCTCTCTTCCAAAAATTTGCCGCCACCACATTTTCGATATTCGGCATTGGTTAAAGCGGGTCCATTCTATAAAACGGCTGGCCTGATTGGAACGGACTCCAGTAACAAAGTGATAGCTGGCGGCACGGAAGCAGAGACCCGACAAATACTCAAAAACCTGATCGGCTTTATGCCCGACTTTGATCTAACCCTGGATGACCTGATATCGGCCAATGTGTTCATCGCCGACATGAGCGAATTCCCGTTAGTCAACAAAGCCTGGGAAGAAGTGTTTTCCGAAGATCAACGTCCACCAACGCGTGCGGCCGTTGGCGTTGCGGCATTGCCTTTAGGTGCAGCGGTTGAGATCGAGTTTATGTTTTATAAGGAAGATTGA
- the ilvY gene encoding HTH-type transcriptional activator IlvY, whose protein sequence is MNPRLLTQFLALADNLHFGRASLESHVSISALSRNIKSLEQAVGVSLFHRDNRSVGLTREGQKFQIYARETLANWKAIQYELSDNSEQLKGEISVYCSVTAAYTILFDLMNRFRSGFPGIDIKLHTGNPDYAINRIIDGKEDITIAAHPNTLPRGVVFKPITISPLLFITSIDRNETQDDDWLNEPMIMSEGGLARQRVDAFFKEMNIMPKVYAQVAGFEAIVSMVSLGLGVGVVPKIVLDNSPMADRVRVLKVKQALKAYNIGLFTLKKNLKNPMVKAFWELV, encoded by the coding sequence ATGAATCCAAGATTATTGACTCAATTTCTGGCCTTGGCCGATAACTTGCATTTTGGGCGAGCCAGTCTGGAAAGCCATGTGAGCATTTCGGCCTTGTCGCGAAATATCAAAAGTCTGGAACAAGCGGTGGGAGTTAGCCTGTTTCATCGCGATAATCGTTCGGTGGGTTTAACCCGGGAAGGGCAAAAATTCCAGATCTATGCGCGTGAAACCTTAGCTAACTGGAAGGCGATACAGTATGAACTGAGTGACAACAGTGAACAATTGAAAGGGGAGATCAGTGTGTACTGCTCGGTGACCGCGGCCTACACCATCTTGTTTGATCTGATGAATCGCTTTCGTTCCGGTTTTCCCGGCATCGATATCAAATTACATACCGGAAACCCTGACTATGCAATCAATCGCATTATCGACGGCAAAGAAGACATCACCATTGCAGCGCATCCCAATACATTGCCACGTGGTGTGGTGTTCAAGCCGATAACGATATCACCATTGTTGTTCATCACTTCGATCGACAGAAACGAAACTCAAGATGATGATTGGCTGAATGAACCCATGATCATGTCGGAAGGCGGTCTGGCCCGACAACGCGTGGATGCATTCTTTAAAGAGATGAACATAATGCCAAAAGTCTATGCACAAGTGGCCGGTTTCGAGGCGATTGTGAGTATGGTGAGCCTTGGATTAGGGGTAGGCGTTGTGCCCAAAATTGTTTTGGACAATAGCCCCATGGCAGACAGGGTTCGGGTGTTGAAGGTTAAACAAGCTCTAAAAGCTTATAACATTGGATTGTTCACACTGAAAAAGAATTTGAAAAATCCGATGGTGAAGGCGTTTTGGGAACTTGTTTAG
- the ilvC gene encoding ketol-acid reductoisomerase has translation MSNNYFNSLPLRIQLAELGKCRFMHRSEFPDGVNALKGKKMVIIGCGAQGLNQGLNLRDSGLDVSYALRAGAIAEKRQSFKNATDNDFTVGTYEELIPSADVVLNLTPDKQHTNVVNAVMPLMQQGSCLAYSHGFNIVEEGMQIRDDITVIMVAPKCPGSEVRAEYVRGFGVPTLIAVHEDNDPRGEGLALAKAYAVGTGGHRAGVLMSSFIAEVKSDLMGEQTILCGMLQTGSLLCFDKMVEEGVDPGYASKLVQYGWETITEAMKYGGVTNMMDRLSNPAKIKAYDLSENLKTIMRPLYEKHQDDIMTGAFSAGMMQDWANDDEKLLGWRAETAETEFEKTPNGNMTISEQEFFDKGILMVAMVKAGVELAFEVMTSAGIIDDSAYYESLHETPLIANTIARKKLYEMNATISDTAEYGCYLYNHACLPLLSDFMQDIRADVIGEGLSGDNGVDNARLIEVNAAIRNHPVETIGAVLRGHMADMKKIV, from the coding sequence ATGTCGAACAATTATTTCAATAGCCTACCTTTGAGAATCCAACTCGCTGAACTGGGCAAATGCCGTTTTATGCACAGATCCGAATTCCCCGATGGCGTGAATGCGCTCAAGGGTAAAAAAATGGTCATCATCGGCTGTGGCGCACAAGGCCTTAATCAGGGACTGAATTTACGTGACTCGGGTCTGGATGTGTCCTACGCCTTGCGGGCCGGGGCGATCGCCGAAAAACGTCAGTCGTTTAAAAATGCGACCGATAATGATTTTACCGTGGGTACCTATGAGGAATTGATCCCAAGCGCGGACGTGGTGTTGAATTTAACCCCCGACAAACAACATACCAATGTGGTGAATGCGGTCATGCCATTAATGCAGCAGGGCTCCTGTCTGGCTTATTCGCACGGTTTTAATATTGTTGAAGAAGGCATGCAAATTCGTGATGACATCACCGTGATCATGGTCGCGCCCAAATGCCCGGGCTCGGAAGTGCGTGCCGAGTATGTGCGTGGCTTTGGTGTACCGACCTTGATTGCCGTACACGAAGACAATGATCCCAGAGGCGAAGGACTGGCACTCGCTAAAGCCTACGCAGTTGGCACTGGCGGGCATCGTGCCGGGGTATTGATGTCATCGTTTATTGCCGAAGTGAAATCGGACTTGATGGGTGAGCAAACTATTTTGTGCGGTATGTTACAAACCGGTTCTCTGCTGTGTTTCGACAAAATGGTTGAAGAAGGCGTGGATCCGGGTTACGCATCCAAACTCGTTCAATACGGTTGGGAAACCATCACCGAAGCCATGAAGTATGGCGGCGTGACCAATATGATGGACCGTTTATCCAACCCTGCAAAAATAAAAGCCTATGACCTTTCCGAAAACTTGAAGACCATCATGCGCCCGCTGTATGAAAAACACCAGGACGACATCATGACCGGTGCCTTCTCGGCTGGCATGATGCAAGACTGGGCCAACGACGATGAAAAACTTTTGGGCTGGCGCGCTGAAACCGCCGAAACCGAGTTTGAAAAAACCCCTAACGGGAACATGACAATTTCCGAACAAGAATTTTTTGATAAGGGAATATTAATGGTTGCCATGGTCAAAGCAGGTGTAGAACTGGCGTTTGAGGTTATGACCTCGGCCGGGATTATAGATGATTCTGCCTATTACGAATCCCTGCATGAAACCCCGTTGATCGCGAATACCATTGCGCGTAAAAAACTCTACGAGATGAACGCAACTATCTCCGACACCGCCGAATACGGTTGTTATTTATATAACCACGCCTGCCTGCCTTTATTGTCGGACTTTATGCAAGACATTAGAGCGGATGTGATCGGCGAGGGTTTATCCGGTGACAATGGCGTGGATAATGCAAGATTGATCGAAGTGAATGCCGCAATCCGTAATCATCCGGTTGAAACGATTGGTGCAGTGTTACGCGGACATATGGCGGACATGAAAAAGATCGTTTAA